One window of the Prochlorococcus marinus XMU1411 genome contains the following:
- a CDS encoding NADPH-dependent assimilatory sulfite reductase hemoprotein subunit gives MIKVEKVKKKKDPTKEDTVCLANGLEVSKFENFKKSSQFLKEPLATELVNESDHFTNDAVQLLKFHGSYQQDNRENRRPGKSKDWQMMLRLRNPGGEVPGKLFLALDELSNKLGNGTLRATTRQAFQMHGIRKENLKEVIQTIVNSMGSTLAACGDINRNVMAPAAPFDSPDYNIARALAKKVADLLTPMAGQGTFLELWADGDLEYTIKPDKDIETIRKLQFKDNVFSGIKDEPLYGSTYLPRKFKCAVTVPGDNSVDLLTNDIGIVAFTSKEGNLEGCNFYVGGGMGRTHNNEETFARIADPLGYVEETDVYELIQSIVAIQRDYGDRKSRKNSRMKYLLHRKGIKWFKKILIDKYFKKEIKKIRKEPDKVLIDYLGWHKQNKTSYFVGLPLLSGRLSGEKKNTITSIVKKYNLDLRLTPNQDILLCNIANKNKGEIQKSLSKIGYENLENINEIQRHALACPALPLCGLAMTEAERILPEVLKRIENLLLDLEIQKTILFRMTGCPNGCTRPYMAELALVGSGQNKYQLWLGGSKNLQRLAKPFLQRVELNDLEKTLQPLFDNWKSNLDLDFGDFINTQDENYILNLLNKNL, from the coding sequence TTGATCAAGGTTGAGAAAGTAAAAAAGAAAAAAGATCCTACCAAGGAAGATACTGTTTGTTTGGCTAATGGACTAGAAGTTTCAAAATTTGAAAATTTTAAAAAAAGTAGCCAATTTCTTAAAGAACCACTTGCTACTGAATTAGTCAATGAGAGCGATCATTTTACCAATGATGCAGTTCAGTTATTAAAATTTCATGGTAGTTATCAACAAGATAACAGGGAAAATAGAAGGCCAGGCAAAAGTAAAGATTGGCAAATGATGCTTAGGTTAAGAAATCCGGGCGGTGAAGTCCCTGGGAAATTATTTTTAGCATTAGATGAATTATCTAACAAACTAGGCAATGGAACACTTAGGGCTACTACAAGACAAGCCTTTCAAATGCATGGAATTAGAAAGGAGAACCTAAAGGAAGTAATTCAAACAATAGTAAATTCAATGGGCTCCACATTAGCTGCATGTGGAGACATAAATAGAAACGTTATGGCCCCTGCGGCTCCATTTGATTCGCCAGACTATAATATTGCAAGAGCATTGGCAAAAAAAGTTGCAGATCTTCTTACCCCAATGGCCGGACAAGGCACTTTTTTAGAGCTTTGGGCTGATGGAGATTTAGAGTACACCATAAAGCCTGACAAAGATATTGAGACAATTAGGAAGCTTCAATTCAAAGATAATGTTTTTAGTGGGATAAAAGATGAGCCTCTTTATGGTTCAACTTATTTACCGAGAAAATTCAAATGTGCTGTGACAGTTCCTGGGGACAATTCTGTTGATCTTCTTACCAATGACATAGGAATAGTTGCCTTTACTTCTAAAGAGGGAAACTTAGAAGGGTGCAATTTCTATGTTGGAGGTGGTATGGGTCGCACACATAATAATGAAGAGACCTTTGCCAGAATTGCAGATCCACTTGGATATGTTGAAGAAACTGATGTTTATGAATTAATACAAAGCATTGTGGCTATTCAAAGAGATTATGGTGATAGAAAATCAAGAAAAAATTCAAGAATGAAATATCTTCTTCACAGAAAAGGTATTAAATGGTTTAAAAAGATACTTATTGATAAGTATTTCAAAAAAGAAATTAAAAAAATCAGAAAAGAACCGGATAAGGTTCTTATTGATTATCTAGGTTGGCATAAACAAAATAAAACATCCTATTTCGTAGGTTTACCATTATTATCTGGGAGATTATCTGGAGAGAAGAAGAATACCATCACAAGTATTGTTAAAAAATATAATTTAGATTTAAGACTCACACCTAATCAAGATATTTTACTTTGTAATATCGCCAATAAGAACAAAGGTGAAATTCAAAAATCTCTATCAAAAATTGGATACGAAAATTTAGAAAACATTAATGAAATACAAAGACATGCTTTAGCTTGTCCTGCTTTACCACTTTGTGGTCTTGCGATGACTGAAGCTGAAAGAATATTACCTGAAGTATTAAAAAGGATTGAAAATTTACTATTAGATCTAGAAATACAAAAGACAATTTTATTCAGAATGACAGGATGTCCGAATGGATGTACCAGGCCATATATGGCCGAATTAGCTCTTGTTGGAAGTGGGCAAAACAAATACCAATTATGGTTGGGGGGAAGTAAAAATCTACAAAGGCTGGCTAAACCGTTCTTACAAAGAGTGGAACTTAACGATTTAGAAAAAACACTTCAACCATTATTTGATAATTGGAAGAGTAATTTAGATTTGGATTTCGGAGATTTTATAAATACTCAAGATGAAAATTATATATTGAATTTACTAAATAAAAATCTATAG